In Gammaproteobacteria bacterium, one DNA window encodes the following:
- a CDS encoding undecaprenyl-diphosphate phosphatase produces MDLALLLKALILGVVEGLTEFLPVSSTGHLILIGDLLDFTGERAKVFTIAIQLGAILAVCWEYRAKVIEVVRGIGANPAANRFVVNLMIAFLPAAILGLLFIKTIKFYLFHPIPVATALIVGGLLILWAERREHVIEVEQVDDMDWKHALKVGLAQCLALIPGTSRSGATIIGGLFFGLSRKAAAEFSFFLAIPTMFAATFYDLFKNRELLDWNDLTLIAAGFAAAFFSALVAVRALLRFVSNHDFTVFAWYRIIFGIVILVTAYTGVIGWSEM; encoded by the coding sequence ATGGATTTGGCTCTACTGCTAAAAGCGTTGATCCTCGGCGTTGTCGAGGGATTGACCGAATTTTTGCCGGTTTCGTCCACCGGTCATTTGATCCTGATCGGTGATTTGCTCGACTTCACCGGCGAGCGCGCCAAGGTTTTCACCATCGCGATTCAGCTCGGTGCGATCCTGGCGGTTTGCTGGGAATATCGCGCCAAGGTGATCGAAGTGGTGCGCGGCATCGGCGCCAATCCGGCCGCGAACCGCTTTGTCGTCAACCTGATGATTGCATTCCTGCCGGCTGCGATCCTGGGCCTGTTGTTCATCAAAACCATCAAGTTCTATTTGTTTCACCCCATTCCGGTGGCTACCGCTTTGATCGTCGGTGGCTTGCTGATTTTATGGGCGGAGCGCCGGGAGCATGTCATTGAAGTTGAACAGGTGGACGATATGGATTGGAAGCATGCGCTAAAAGTCGGCTTGGCGCAGTGTCTGGCATTGATTCCCGGCACTTCCCGTTCCGGTGCCACGATCATCGGCGGCTTGTTTTTCGGTTTGTCGCGCAAAGCCGCTGCGGAATTCTCGTTTTTCCTCGCGATACCGACTATGTTCGCCGCCACTTTTTACGATTTATTTAAAAACCGCGAATTGCTCGATTGGAACGATTTAACGCTGATCGCAGCAGGTTTCGCTGCCGCCTTCTTCAGCGCTTTAGTAGCCGTGCGTGCTTTGCTGCGGTTCGTCAGTAATCACGATTTCACCGTTTTTGCCTGGTACCGGATTATCTTTGGCATCGTGATATTGGTCACGGCGTATACCGGGGTGATCGGCTGGTCGGAAATGTGA
- a CDS encoding CHRD domain-containing protein: protein MKINKLLLGFFVFISATLPVAAHEAKYAAPLLGSSEVPVNASPATGSVLVTIDFDLVTMRVEANFSGLLGNVTAAHIHCCTDPGTNVGVATQLPSFIGFPLGVTGGTYDHTFDMALASSYNPAFVTGHGGLVSTAFNDLVDGLDDGKAYFNLHTNLFPGGEIRGLLSPVPEPESYALLLAGLGVLTVFARRARREAV, encoded by the coding sequence ATGAAAATTAATAAATTACTCTTAGGCTTCTTTGTCTTTATCAGCGCAACGCTACCGGTTGCGGCGCACGAGGCGAAATACGCCGCGCCTTTGCTCGGTAGCAGCGAAGTACCCGTAAATGCGTCACCAGCCACCGGTTCGGTGCTGGTGACGATCGACTTTGATTTGGTGACGATGCGAGTCGAAGCCAATTTCAGCGGTCTGCTGGGAAATGTGACGGCAGCGCATATTCACTGCTGCACGGATCCGGGAACCAATGTCGGTGTTGCAACCCAACTGCCGTCTTTCATCGGTTTTCCTCTGGGCGTCACAGGCGGCACGTACGATCATACCTTCGACATGGCGCTGGCTTCCAGTTATAACCCAGCGTTTGTCACCGGTCACGGCGGCTTGGTAAGCACGGCTTTCAACGATTTGGTCGACGGTCTCGATGACGGAAAGGCTTACTTTAACCTGCACACGAATCTATTCCCGGGTGGCGAGATCCGCGGATTGTTGAGTCCTGTGCCGGAGCCGGAAAGCTATGCGTTATTGCTGGCCGGTTTAGGAGTTCTGACCGTATTCGCGCGCCGCGCCCGGCGTGAAGCTGTTTGA
- a CDS encoding rhodanese-like domain-containing protein, whose amino-acid sequence METLAAILEKAQQRAQELGLPYKGVLLPMEAYRVLQEHAQAQLVDVRSRAELDWVGRIPGATEIELRSYPGMQPNPHFFDQLTNQVDRSLPVLFICRSGARSNQAAAMATDMDFAECYNILEGFEGDRDENGQRGKASGWKAAGLPWVQS is encoded by the coding sequence ATGGAAACACTCGCAGCCATACTGGAAAAAGCGCAACAGCGCGCGCAAGAACTCGGACTTCCGTACAAAGGCGTACTATTGCCGATGGAGGCTTATCGTGTGCTGCAGGAACATGCGCAGGCACAATTGGTCGACGTACGGTCGCGCGCCGAACTGGATTGGGTCGGACGCATCCCCGGCGCAACCGAAATCGAATTGCGTTCGTACCCCGGCATGCAGCCGAATCCGCATTTTTTCGATCAACTGACCAACCAAGTCGACAGATCGTTGCCGGTTTTATTCATCTGCCGCAGCGGCGCGCGCTCGAACCAAGCGGCGGCGATGGCAACGGACATGGATTTTGCCGAATGCTACAACATCTTGGAGGGCTTCGAAGGCGACCGCGATGAAAACGGCCAGCGCGGCAAAGCTTCCGGCTGGAAAGCAGCCGGTTTGCCGTGGGTGCAGAGTTAG
- a CDS encoding rRNA pseudouridine synthase: protein MEKIRLSKLMSEQGICSRREADRFIELGWVFVDGERISELGTKIFPTQKITLNKAAQAQQTQQVTILLNKPVGYVSGQPEPGYQPAVVLIKPENQFIPKQPGKRFQPAHLKNLAPAGRLDIDSQGLLVLTQDGRIAKQLIGEESRIEKEYLVRVEGALPPAKLALLNHGLSLDGQALKPAQVSWQNRDQLRFILHEGKKRQIRRMCELVNLKVTGLKRVRIGKVRLGNLPEGQWRYLEEGEQF from the coding sequence ATGGAAAAAATCCGCTTATCCAAACTGATGTCCGAACAAGGCATCTGCTCGCGCCGCGAGGCCGACCGTTTTATCGAACTGGGTTGGGTATTTGTCGACGGCGAACGGATTTCCGAGCTCGGCACCAAAATTTTTCCGACGCAAAAAATCACCTTAAATAAAGCGGCGCAAGCGCAACAAACCCAGCAGGTGACGATATTGCTCAACAAGCCGGTTGGCTACGTGTCCGGGCAGCCGGAACCGGGCTATCAACCGGCTGTGGTGCTGATCAAACCGGAAAATCAGTTCATTCCGAAGCAACCGGGCAAGCGTTTTCAACCTGCGCACCTGAAAAACCTGGCACCCGCTGGCCGTCTCGACATCGATTCGCAAGGCTTGCTGGTGTTGACGCAAGACGGCCGGATTGCCAAGCAGTTGATCGGCGAGGAATCCCGCATTGAAAAGGAATATCTGGTGCGGGTCGAAGGCGCATTGCCGCCCGCCAAGCTGGCGCTGCTGAATCACGGCCTGAGCCTTGACGGTCAGGCACTGAAACCGGCGCAAGTGAGCTGGCAAAACCGCGATCAACTGCGCTTTATCTTGCATGAAGGTAAAAAACGCCAAATTCGCCGCATGTGCGAACTGGTCAATTTGAAAGTGACCGGTTTGAAGCGCGTGCGTATCGGCAAAGTGCGCTTGGGCAATTTGCCCGAAGGCCAATGGCGCTATCTGGAAGAAGGCGAGCAGTTTTGA
- a CDS encoding DUF2835 domain-containing protein, with protein sequence MQQRVHVVLKIPAHRLELYYQGVVDSVVAEATDGRVVHFPVNVLRSVVQSHGVYGTFELVFDENSKFVSIRCVDKDSQPG encoded by the coding sequence ATGCAACAACGTGTCCATGTTGTACTGAAAATCCCGGCGCACCGGCTAGAGCTTTATTACCAAGGGGTTGTCGATTCGGTAGTGGCTGAAGCGACCGATGGCCGCGTCGTACATTTTCCAGTCAACGTGCTGCGCTCGGTGGTGCAAAGTCATGGCGTGTACGGTACGTTTGAGCTGGTGTTCGACGAAAACAGCAAGTTCGTGTCGATCCGCTGCGTCGATAAAGATTCGCAGCCCGGCTGA
- the ettA gene encoding energy-dependent translational throttle protein EttA: MAQYVMSMLRVSKIVPPKRQIIKDISLSFFPGAKIGLLGLNGSGKSTVLRIMAGADKDFDGEVQRLPNIRVGYLPQEPQLNPEHTVRQEVEEGMGEVMQAQKKLEDVYAAYAEEGADFDALAEEQARLEAIIATAGSDTEHQMEIAADALRLPSWDAVVKNLSGGEKRRVALCKLLLEKPDMLLLDEPTNHLDAESVEWLEQFLVRFPGTVVAVTHDRYFLDNAAEWILELDRGHGIPWKGNYSSWLEQKEARLEQEQKQVDAHMKSMKQELEWVRQNPKGRQAKSKARLARFEELNSQEYQKRNETQEIFIPVGERLGNEVIEFNGVSKSYGDRLLIDNLSFKIPPGAIVGIIGPNGAGKSTLFKLITGKEQPDSGEVKIGHTVQIAHVDQARDSLENDKTVFDAISGGNDNLVVGKYTTPARAYLGRFNFKGSDQQKIIGQLSGGERGRLHLAQTLISGGNVLLLDEPSNDLDVETLRALEDALLEFAGCVLVISHDRWFLDRIATHILAAEGDSQWTFFNGNYQEYEADKKKRLGEEGAKPKRIRYKPISR; the protein is encoded by the coding sequence ATGGCTCAATATGTAATGTCGATGCTCCGCGTGAGCAAAATCGTTCCACCGAAACGTCAGATTATCAAAGACATATCACTCAGCTTTTTCCCCGGCGCAAAAATCGGCCTGCTCGGTTTGAATGGCTCCGGCAAGTCCACCGTGTTGCGTATCATGGCGGGCGCCGATAAGGATTTTGACGGCGAAGTGCAGCGTTTGCCGAACATCCGTGTCGGTTATCTGCCGCAGGAACCGCAGCTGAACCCCGAGCACACCGTGCGCCAGGAAGTCGAGGAAGGCATGGGCGAAGTGATGCAGGCGCAGAAGAAGCTGGAGGACGTCTATGCGGCGTATGCCGAGGAAGGCGCCGATTTCGATGCGCTGGCGGAAGAGCAAGCGCGCCTGGAAGCGATCATCGCCACCGCGGGCAGCGATACCGAGCACCAGATGGAAATCGCCGCCGACGCATTGCGCCTGCCATCATGGGATGCTGTGGTCAAAAACCTGTCCGGCGGGGAAAAACGCCGCGTCGCGTTGTGCAAATTGCTGCTGGAAAAACCGGATATGCTGTTGCTTGATGAGCCGACCAACCATCTGGACGCCGAATCGGTCGAATGGCTCGAGCAATTTCTGGTGCGTTTTCCCGGTACCGTGGTCGCGGTGACGCACGACCGCTACTTCCTCGACAACGCTGCCGAATGGATTCTGGAGCTCGATCGCGGCCACGGCATCCCGTGGAAGGGCAATTACTCCAGCTGGCTGGAGCAGAAAGAAGCGCGCCTGGAGCAAGAGCAGAAGCAGGTCGACGCGCACATGAAGTCAATGAAACAAGAATTGGAATGGGTGCGGCAAAATCCCAAAGGCCGTCAGGCCAAATCCAAGGCGCGTCTGGCTCGTTTTGAAGAACTCAATTCGCAGGAATATCAGAAGCGTAACGAAACGCAGGAAATTTTCATTCCCGTCGGCGAACGCCTGGGCAATGAAGTCATCGAGTTTAACGGTGTATCCAAATCCTATGGTGACCGGCTGCTGATCGACAATCTCAGCTTCAAAATCCCGCCGGGTGCGATCGTCGGTATCATCGGCCCGAACGGCGCGGGTAAATCGACCTTGTTCAAGCTGATTACCGGCAAGGAACAACCCGATTCCGGCGAAGTGAAAATCGGCCATACCGTGCAGATTGCGCATGTCGATCAAGCCCGCGACTCACTGGAAAACGATAAAACCGTGTTCGACGCTATTTCCGGCGGCAACGACAACCTCGTGGTCGGCAAATACACCACCCCGGCGCGTGCTTACCTCGGCCGCTTCAACTTCAAAGGCAGCGATCAGCAAAAAATCATTGGTCAGCTCTCCGGCGGAGAGCGCGGCCGCCTGCACCTGGCGCAAACCCTGATTTCCGGCGGCAACGTGCTGCTGCTCGACGAACCGTCCAACGACCTCGACGTCGAAACGCTACGCGCATTGGAGGATGCGCTGCTGGAATTCGCCGGTTGCGTGCTCGTCATCTCGCACGACCGCTGGTTCCTCGACCGTATCGCCACCCACATCCTCGCCGCCGAAGGCGATTCGCAATGGACCTTCTTCAACGGCAACTACCAGGAATACGAAGCCGACAAGAAAAAACGTCTCGGTGAGGAAGGTGCGAAACCGAAACGGATACGGTATAAGCCGATTAGCCGGTGA
- a CDS encoding DUF2442 domain-containing protein: protein MTAAAPWRIRSVTVLPDYCLSVTCNDGTAGTVDMSQLIFSEKAGIFASLKDEQLFNQVRIELGVLTWPNGADLDPVWLHEEIGKGGTWCVPI, encoded by the coding sequence ATAACGGCTGCAGCGCCATGGCGTATACGTTCAGTGACTGTACTGCCTGATTATTGCCTTTCAGTGACTTGTAACGATGGTACGGCTGGTACCGTCGATATGTCGCAACTTATTTTCAGTGAGAAGGCGGGTATCTTTGCATCACTCAAAGATGAACAATTATTTAATCAGGTTCGTATAGAGTTAGGTGTGCTCACGTGGCCGAATGGTGCTGATCTTGATCCGGTATGGTTGCACGAGGAGATTGGGAAAGGTGGAACTTGGTGTGTTCCGATATAG
- a CDS encoding IS1595 family transposase, producing MNAKNRYYFRSRIREAKFRQLIRCFSMDFTATDTAQLTGISIRSVNTIYLKIRQRIAQNCELESPLQGSVEVDESYFGVQRVRGKRGRGAYGKTIVFGVLKRQGKVYTEIVPDCSKATLQAIIRGHVAPDTVIHSDGWRGYDGLVDIGFDKHFRVHHGDNEFASGERHINGIESFWSFAKRRLAKFNGVPEHTFYLHLKETEFRFNHRRDNLYHEILKLLRLNPL from the coding sequence ATGAATGCTAAAAACAGATACTATTTTCGTTCTCGAATCAGAGAAGCAAAATTCAGGCAACTTATTCGATGTTTTTCGATGGATTTTACTGCTACTGACACAGCCCAATTGACCGGCATTTCTATCCGATCCGTCAATACCATTTATCTTAAAATACGACAGCGAATTGCCCAGAATTGCGAACTTGAATCCCCTCTGCAAGGTTCTGTAGAAGTTGATGAGTCTTACTTTGGTGTCCAGCGAGTCAGGGGTAAAAGGGGGCGGGGCGCTTATGGCAAAACAATAGTCTTTGGTGTGCTTAAACGCCAAGGAAAAGTTTATACAGAGATTGTTCCAGATTGCTCTAAAGCGACATTGCAAGCCATTATCCGTGGGCATGTAGCGCCCGATACCGTAATCCATTCCGATGGATGGCGTGGTTATGACGGATTGGTCGATATCGGCTTTGATAAGCACTTCAGGGTTCACCATGGTGACAATGAGTTTGCCAGTGGCGAGCGGCATATTAATGGTATCGAGTCTTTCTGGAGTTTTGCTAAAAGACGTTTGGCCAAGTTCAATGGTGTGCCCGAACATACTTTCTACCTGCACTTGAAAGAAACCGAATTTCGTTTTAATCATCGCCGTGATAATCTCTATCATGAAATTCTTAAATTGTTACGTTTAAACCCGCTTTAA
- a CDS encoding efflux transporter outer membrane subunit: protein MKQFHRWLRNVLILPIALLTACAVGPDYVRPPIDVAEKFRMAPLEGESVANLRWWELLQDETLQHLIRQALQENKNLRQAVATVEEFEARLNSARMGFIPNMGADANAPAFGTLGGFLRPGFATPFNYYGQTSLNWELDIWGRIRRSNEAARADLLAQEENRHAVILTLVSAVAQSYFDLLQLDMQREIAQRALNSWEESVAIAQAQLLGGIIPRLDFDQFQAESANAAARVAELERQMRQKENELSVLLGKNPAPVARGRTLIEQLMPPEVPAGLPSELLQRRPDIVRSEHMLAAATAKIGVAKAARFPKISITGFLGVASPALHNLLVSGSEFGAGGLGLAVPLLNAQSLGFEQRAAEAQARQALAQYEQTILVAFKEVEDALVAVRTANDQRKAQQQQVDALRSALQVADLRYHGGITSYVDVLLAKRNLFDAEFALMATHRLHLVSIVQLYKALGGGWMQL from the coding sequence ATGAAACAATTTCACCGCTGGTTACGTAATGTTCTAATTCTTCCCATTGCGCTGCTCACCGCTTGCGCAGTGGGGCCGGATTACGTGCGTCCGCCAATCGATGTTGCGGAGAAATTCCGCATGGCGCCGCTGGAGGGAGAGTCGGTCGCCAATCTGCGCTGGTGGGAGTTGTTGCAGGATGAGACGCTGCAACATCTGATCCGGCAGGCGTTACAGGAAAACAAGAATCTCCGGCAAGCGGTGGCTACCGTGGAGGAGTTTGAAGCGCGCTTGAATAGCGCGCGCATGGGGTTTATTCCCAATATGGGCGCCGATGCCAATGCACCGGCTTTCGGCACCTTGGGCGGTTTCTTGCGTCCCGGATTTGCCACGCCGTTCAATTATTACGGCCAGACTTCGCTGAATTGGGAATTGGATATCTGGGGCCGGATCCGCCGTTCTAACGAAGCGGCGCGCGCCGATCTGCTGGCGCAGGAGGAAAACCGGCACGCCGTGATTCTGACGCTGGTCAGCGCGGTGGCGCAGTCTTATTTCGATCTGCTGCAACTGGACATGCAGCGTGAGATCGCGCAGCGCGCTTTGAATTCCTGGGAGGAATCGGTCGCCATCGCGCAGGCGCAGTTGCTGGGCGGCATCATCCCCCGTCTCGATTTCGATCAATTCCAGGCTGAGAGCGCCAATGCCGCCGCCCGCGTTGCCGAGCTGGAGCGGCAAATGCGGCAAAAGGAAAACGAGCTCAGCGTGTTGCTGGGAAAAAATCCGGCGCCGGTTGCGCGCGGCCGCACCTTGATCGAGCAACTGATGCCGCCGGAAGTGCCCGCCGGATTGCCGTCGGAATTGCTACAACGGCGTCCCGACATTGTTCGTTCCGAGCACATGCTGGCGGCGGCGACGGCAAAAATTGGCGTGGCTAAAGCGGCGCGCTTTCCCAAGATTTCGATTACCGGTTTTCTCGGTGTGGCCAGTCCGGCGCTCCACAATCTGCTAGTCTCCGGCAGCGAGTTCGGCGCGGGCGGGCTAGGTTTGGCCGTGCCCTTGTTAAACGCGCAAAGCCTGGGATTCGAGCAGCGCGCGGCGGAAGCGCAAGCGCGGCAAGCATTGGCGCAATATGAACAGACCATTCTGGTGGCCTTCAAGGAAGTCGAGGATGCGCTGGTGGCGGTGCGGACTGCCAACGATCAGCGCAAGGCGCAACAACAACAAGTGGATGCGCTGCGTTCCGCCTTGCAAGTGGCGGATCTGCGCTATCATGGCGGCATCACCAGCTATGTCGACGTGTTGCTGGCCAAACGCAACTTGTTCGACGCGGAATTCGCGCTTATGGCGACCCACCGTCTGCATTTGGTATCGATCGTGCAGCTTTACAAAGCATTGGGCGGCGGATGGATGCAGTTGTAA
- a CDS encoding efflux RND transporter periplasmic adaptor subunit, with amino-acid sequence MQRIFQSIISRAVGDSSAAVYCWVVLVLAMLTACSGRAPENPAPPPPQVEFITVVPQTVDDQPEFIGQTEAFRPVEIRPQVSGIIKKIYFTEGRNVKKGDKLYLIDPVPFKAIYLSSKAKVAQSQARLTQAKQDLARVKPLLEKQAVSKKDVDDAEAGMLAARAALEAAQNDLIKAKFDLDNTLITAPVNGRIGRSQFYEGRLVSAQESLLATIDQLDPMYVNVNVPESYLLRRRRELAANKVERPDIFQLRGVMTFSDGSVYPHEGILDFADVTIRPQSGSLQGRFKFPNPEGGMAPGDSYFYPGQFVRVRIKGYIRNNAMLIPQRAVQQGPSGSFVYVIDAEETAQLRPVQASAWRGKDWLIESGLQPGERVVVEGFFRILPGVKVQAVEQPQQLQESIAAQPSGQPAQQVAP; translated from the coding sequence ATGCAGAGAATATTCCAATCGATCATTTCCCGCGCGGTCGGCGACAGTTCCGCAGCGGTTTATTGCTGGGTGGTTTTGGTGCTCGCGATGCTGACAGCCTGCTCGGGCCGGGCGCCGGAAAATCCAGCGCCACCGCCGCCGCAGGTCGAGTTCATCACCGTAGTGCCGCAAACGGTCGATGACCAGCCGGAGTTTATCGGGCAGACCGAGGCTTTTCGTCCGGTCGAGATTCGTCCGCAAGTCAGCGGCATTATCAAAAAAATTTATTTTACCGAAGGACGTAACGTCAAAAAGGGCGACAAGCTATATCTGATCGATCCGGTGCCCTTCAAGGCCATTTATCTCAGCAGCAAAGCGAAAGTTGCGCAATCCCAGGCGCGCCTGACCCAAGCCAAGCAGGATCTGGCGCGTGTCAAACCGCTGCTGGAAAAGCAAGCGGTCAGCAAGAAAGATGTCGATGACGCCGAAGCCGGAATGCTGGCAGCCCGCGCGGCGTTGGAAGCGGCGCAAAATGATCTGATCAAGGCCAAATTTGATCTCGATAACACGCTGATCACCGCGCCGGTCAATGGCCGCATCGGCCGCAGCCAGTTTTACGAAGGGCGGCTGGTTTCCGCGCAGGAATCTCTGCTGGCCACGATCGACCAGCTCGATCCGATGTATGTCAACGTCAATGTGCCGGAAAGCTATTTGCTGCGCCGCCGCCGCGAATTGGCCGCGAACAAGGTCGAGCGGCCCGATATTTTCCAATTGCGCGGTGTGATGACGTTTTCCGACGGCAGCGTGTATCCGCACGAAGGCATACTGGATTTCGCCGATGTCACGATACGGCCGCAAAGCGGATCGCTGCAGGGGCGTTTCAAATTTCCCAACCCGGAAGGCGGTATGGCGCCGGGGGATTCCTATTTTTATCCCGGCCAGTTTGTCCGGGTCCGCATAAAAGGTTATATCCGCAATAATGCCATGCTGATTCCGCAGCGCGCGGTGCAGCAAGGCCCCAGCGGTTCATTCGTGTACGTGATCGACGCCGAGGAGACGGCGCAACTGCGTCCGGTGCAAGCCAGCGCCTGGCGGGGCAAGGATTGGTTGATCGAGAGCGGTTTGCAGCCGGGGGAACGCGTGGTGGTGGAAGGATTTTTCCGCATCTTGCCAGGGGTAAAAGTGCAGGCGGTTGAGCAACCGCAACAACTGCAGGAAAGCATCGCCGCTCAACCATCCGGTCAACCGGCTCAGCAGGTCGCACCATGA